The sequence CATAAAAATACGCGCTAATTGTAAATTGTTGCGACTGATTCCCATATTTATTACACCCAACGCCCGAACTCACTAAAGTTTCCACACCGCATCTCGCTATCCCTTCTATATATAGACGTACAAAACAAATGTTTTAGTCGGGAATAACACCATGAATATGTCAAACTTAACGGTGGGCAAGCGCTTGATGATAGGGTTTAGTGTTCTCGCCCTAATCTTTATCATTTCTATCGGTATTACACTCCAAGCGAGCAACCACGTAACAGATTCCGTCGAGCAGATCATAACTGAACAGTTTCCCTATGCCTTGGTCGCCGATGATATCGCGATAAATATTGTTCAAGTCCAGCAGTGGCTGACGGACGTGTCCGCTACACACAATCCCGACGGATATAAGGACGCCGAAGAAGCCGCGGACAACGTTAAAAAGGGAATTGAAAAATTTCGTGCGCTGTTTGAATCGCACAAAGATAAAGTCGCGTTGGAAAATCTTAATCAACTAGATACGGCCTTTGATGCCTTTTATAAAACGGGTATACGCATGGCCGAAGCATATTTGACTAAAGGTATAGAAGCCGGCAATGTGGTAATGGAAGATTTTGACGTGACTTCCGAGCGCCTGACAGAAAAAGCCATAACTCTCAAATCAGCACAAATGCAGGCCGCCCACGGGGTACTGGAAGATTCTTTATCCTCCGCAAACAGACTCGAAACACTACAATATTTACTCGGTACCTTCGCCGTGTTGTTTTGCCTTGTAATTGCTGGCGTGATTACCCGTAGCGTTACGACACCTTTAAAAACCATGCTCGACGCGACGATTGAGCTGCGTGAAGGCGATGGTGATTTAACGCGGCGACTACCAGACTTTGGGAAAAACGAACTCGGCGATGTTTCTGTCGCAATGAACGGATTCATCGAAAAAATACAAGACGTCATGCTGCGCGTAAATGAGACGGCTGAAAGAATTGCCGACTGCGCCGCCCAGGGTAAAGATACCTCTGGAGAACTGAGCTCTGCCGCTTCACGTCAGGCCGCCAGCCTGGAGGAAACCGGTGCGACGCTCACACAAATGGCAGCATCTATCAATGCCAACTCGGATAACGCCAAACGCACGGATGAAGTCGCCTCTACCGTGGCAACCGAGGCCAAAGCAGGTGGGGATGCTGTTGCTAGAACATCAGAGGCGATGAACGTTATAGCTGAAAAAATCGACCTCATTCAAGACATCGCTTACAAAACCAATTTGCTTGCCTTGAACGCCGCCATAGAAGCCGCTCGCGCAGGTGACCATGGTAAGGGTTTCGCCGTGGTCGCTGATGAAGTACGCAAACTCGCCGAACGCAGCCAACATGCAGCGCAAGAAATAACGGAACTGACGGTAAGCAGCGTGCAAATTGCATCCGAAGCAGGAACACTGCTCGCGAAAATCGTCCCCGCCATAGAAGAAACTGCCACGCTTGTGCGCGAGATAACCGCTTCTTCTAAAGAGCAATCTTCCGGTGTCAATCAGGTCTCAGATGTAATAACAGATCTCGACAAAGTCGCACAGGCGACAGCAAGCGCATCAGAACAATTGGCAGCTAGCTCAGGTATGTTAAATTCACAGGCAATCGAACTATCCACCATTCTTTCGTACTTCCGTCTGAGCAATTAGGATGGCTTGCTAGCGGTTTGAATCGAGAGCAAGCACCGAAGCAATGGTTTCGCGGAATTCCTTGATTTGAAGTGGCTTACTGATGTGTAAATAGAACCCGGCCTGCCGGCTTTTTTCTACATCGGATGGCAGGGCATTGGCGCTAACTGCAATCACCGGAACTTTATCCGAGAGCAAGCCCTTTTCTATAAGCATTTCGTGTAACTCGTATCCACTCATCTCAGGCAAATTGAGATC is a genomic window of Gammaproteobacteria bacterium containing:
- a CDS encoding methyl-accepting chemotaxis protein, encoding MNMSNLTVGKRLMIGFSVLALIFIISIGITLQASNHVTDSVEQIITEQFPYALVADDIAINIVQVQQWLTDVSATHNPDGYKDAEEAADNVKKGIEKFRALFESHKDKVALENLNQLDTAFDAFYKTGIRMAEAYLTKGIEAGNVVMEDFDVTSERLTEKAITLKSAQMQAAHGVLEDSLSSANRLETLQYLLGTFAVLFCLVIAGVITRSVTTPLKTMLDATIELREGDGDLTRRLPDFGKNELGDVSVAMNGFIEKIQDVMLRVNETAERIADCAAQGKDTSGELSSAASRQAASLEETGATLTQMAASINANSDNAKRTDEVASTVATEAKAGGDAVARTSEAMNVIAEKIDLIQDIAYKTNLLALNAAIEAARAGDHGKGFAVVADEVRKLAERSQHAAQEITELTVSSVQIASEAGTLLAKIVPAIEETATLVREITASSKEQSSGVNQVSDVITDLDKVAQATASASEQLAASSGMLNSQAIELSTILSYFRLSN